In Sporosarcina sp. PTS2304, a genomic segment contains:
- a CDS encoding IS66 family transposase, whose amino-acid sequence MFDDDSSFTEPEHTEEQSQQTISYTVVRKKSKKKRNDSLRDDVAVEVIHHHPENTLCECCQHQMMEIGSKVAREEAKSIPASMVKVQHVEHTYECKECKRDVSRPTQMKRGKTPYSAIQRSLAGPSVLAKVIYDKFVQYLPLYRQVKEWVRHGLKTNDKNLSNWVIRVAEDWLSPVYNRLKEWMMIKNVLHVDETYAQIILRSDGKSGQANTYNWVYRTVPSQGSIITLFQSSLSRSRSELESFTQDYKGTIVCDGYSAYKNLSGVTFANCWAHVRRYWLKADSKNGRIGVDFCDQLYRLERKFKHFSPSKRRKMRRKYSKPIVDEFFQWIDASPFFGKSAIATAAEYTLKKADGLRAFLSDGRIEIDNNPAENAIRPNVIGRKTGCIPLAKPVQGQTLFV is encoded by the coding sequence TTGTTTGACGATGATTCTTCTTTTACAGAACCTGAGCACACAGAAGAACAAAGCCAACAGACCATTTCTTATACTGTTGTTCGAAAAAAGTCGAAGAAAAAGAGAAACGATTCTTTGCGTGATGATGTGGCAGTAGAGGTGATCCATCATCATCCTGAAAATACATTATGTGAGTGTTGCCAACATCAAATGATGGAAATCGGAAGTAAAGTAGCTCGTGAAGAAGCGAAATCTATTCCAGCCAGCATGGTGAAAGTGCAACATGTAGAGCATACATATGAGTGCAAGGAATGTAAACGTGACGTATCCCGCCCTACGCAAATGAAACGAGGAAAAACCCCCTATTCGGCAATCCAACGGAGTCTTGCGGGTCCAAGTGTACTCGCTAAAGTGATATATGATAAATTCGTGCAATATCTACCCCTCTACCGTCAGGTAAAGGAATGGGTTCGTCATGGCTTGAAGACGAATGATAAGAATCTATCGAATTGGGTCATTCGTGTGGCAGAAGATTGGCTGTCACCAGTTTATAATCGATTGAAAGAATGGATGATGATAAAAAACGTTCTACATGTCGATGAAACATATGCTCAGATTATCCTTCGTTCCGATGGAAAGTCAGGTCAAGCCAACACCTATAATTGGGTGTACCGTACGGTGCCGAGTCAGGGATCGATCATCACACTGTTTCAAAGTTCGTTATCTCGTAGTCGATCCGAGTTAGAAAGTTTTACTCAAGATTATAAGGGAACCATTGTGTGTGATGGATATTCTGCTTATAAAAACCTGTCAGGCGTAACATTTGCCAACTGCTGGGCGCATGTTCGACGTTATTGGTTGAAAGCGGATAGCAAAAATGGCCGAATTGGCGTAGACTTTTGCGATCAACTATACCGGTTGGAGCGGAAGTTTAAACACTTCTCCCCGAGTAAACGACGGAAAATGCGGAGAAAATACTCAAAGCCGATTGTCGATGAATTCTTTCAGTGGATAGATGCATCGCCCTTCTTTGGTAAAAGTGCCATCGCGACAGCAGCCGAGTATACACTGAAAAAAGCGGATGGTTTACGAGCATTCCTGTCTGACGGCCGAATCGAAATCGACAACAATCCTGCTGAAAATGCCATCCGTCCTAATGTGATCGGTCGAAAAACTGGATGCATTCCGTTAGCGAAGCCGGTGCAAGGGCAAACGCTATTTGTTTAA
- a CDS encoding transposase domain-containing protein, giving the protein MHSVSEAGARANAICLSLAETAKSNGIDFYEYLKKLLTDLPNLDIHQHPEILDQYLPWSKKIQSTCSTP; this is encoded by the coding sequence ATGCATTCCGTTAGCGAAGCCGGTGCAAGGGCAAACGCTATTTGTTTAAGTCTCGCAGAGACGGCAAAGAGTAATGGTATCGACTTCTATGAATATCTAAAGAAATTGCTTACAGATCTGCCAAATCTGGATATCCATCAACATCCTGAAATTTTAGATCAGTATTTACCTTGGTCAAAGAAAATCCAATCCACGTGTAGCACACCATAA